One part of the Zymomonas mobilis subsp. pomaceae ATCC 29192 genome encodes these proteins:
- a CDS encoding ribonuclease J, whose product MKRPGKELLFLALGGSGEIGMNANLYGCDGKWIMVDLGITFGDANYPGIDIILPDIEFIEDRAKDLLGIVITHGHEDHIGAIPYLAADLGVPIYATPFTAGLIRSKLQEERIADKVKLHVIENDGHFKLGSFSINYVPLAHSIPEGNAVLIETPYGRVFHTGDWKLDDDPLVGNTTNAKMLKKIGDKGVLALVCDSTNVFNEKTSGSEGDVREGLNEVIRKATGRVLVTTFASNAARIQTLGQVAKDVGRKLVIAGRSIEKIMQIAQKTGYLHDFPKTISYDEAMRLPPNQVMIVATGGQGESRAALSRIAFDSHHLKLTAGDSVIFSSRQIPGNEIAVGKIQNALAAKGIRMVTDRQATIHVSGHPGRPDLQAMYRWIRPEMLIPVHGELRHMAEQARLGLATGIPRSIVQGNGDLIRLSPKGPAFLSHENTGRLLLDGDVILSSNGPTMGERRKLAINGLISVGLALDKHNHVKGRPTISLHGVPIEADRIDFIEDASKAAIKAANEAHKSEERLREAVRLAVRRRAHHWTGKKPIVDVVAVRV is encoded by the coding sequence GTGAAAAGACCAGGTAAAGAACTACTCTTTCTGGCCCTTGGTGGGTCAGGCGAAATCGGGATGAATGCCAATCTTTATGGTTGTGATGGCAAATGGATAATGGTGGATCTTGGAATCACCTTTGGTGACGCTAATTATCCTGGCATTGATATTATTTTACCCGACATCGAGTTTATTGAAGATCGGGCCAAAGATCTATTGGGCATTGTTATCACGCATGGCCATGAAGATCATATCGGGGCCATTCCCTATCTTGCAGCCGATTTAGGGGTTCCAATCTATGCAACGCCTTTTACGGCAGGCCTTATTCGTAGCAAACTACAGGAAGAACGCATTGCGGATAAAGTAAAATTGCATGTCATAGAGAATGACGGCCATTTTAAATTAGGTTCTTTTTCTATCAATTATGTCCCGCTTGCGCATTCTATTCCAGAAGGGAATGCCGTTCTGATTGAAACGCCCTATGGGCGTGTCTTTCATACAGGCGATTGGAAGCTTGATGATGATCCATTGGTAGGAAACACCACCAATGCAAAAATGCTGAAGAAAATCGGCGATAAAGGTGTGTTAGCGCTGGTTTGCGATTCTACCAATGTCTTTAACGAAAAGACTTCTGGTTCTGAGGGGGATGTCCGCGAGGGGCTTAACGAAGTTATCCGTAAGGCGACTGGGCGCGTCTTGGTGACTACTTTTGCATCTAATGCGGCACGGATTCAAACTTTGGGACAGGTTGCAAAAGATGTCGGTCGTAAGTTAGTTATAGCAGGACGTTCAATTGAAAAAATCATGCAGATTGCCCAGAAAACAGGCTATTTGCATGATTTTCCTAAGACAATTTCCTATGATGAGGCGATGCGTCTTCCTCCCAATCAGGTTATGATTGTCGCCACCGGTGGGCAAGGTGAATCCCGGGCAGCTTTGTCTCGTATTGCTTTCGATAGTCATCATCTAAAATTAACGGCAGGCGATAGCGTCATATTCTCTTCACGTCAGATCCCGGGTAATGAAATTGCTGTGGGAAAGATTCAAAATGCCTTAGCGGCTAAAGGCATCCGCATGGTGACCGATCGTCAGGCCACTATCCACGTCTCTGGTCATCCCGGGCGGCCTGATTTGCAGGCTATGTATCGTTGGATAAGACCTGAAATGTTAATTCCAGTGCATGGTGAACTGCGTCACATGGCTGAACAAGCTCGGCTGGGTCTCGCAACAGGCATCCCACGCAGCATTGTGCAAGGTAATGGCGACTTAATTCGCCTATCTCCTAAAGGGCCTGCTTTCCTTAGTCATGAAAATACGGGGCGCTTGTTGCTGGATGGGGATGTCATTTTATCTTCCAACGGGCCAACTATGGGGGAACGTCGGAAATTGGCTATCAATGGCCTAATTTCTGTAGGTCTTGCGCTTGATAAACATAATCATGTGAAAGGCCGCCCTACAATCAGTTTACATGGAGTACCAATTGAAGCGGATCGCATTGATTTCATCGAAGATGCTTCAAAGGCGGCTATAAAAGCCGCTAATGAAGCGCATAAAAGTGAAGAGCGTCTGCGGGAAGCTGTGCGTTTAGCTGTGCGGCGGCGTGCGCACCATTGGACGGGTAAGAAACCGATTGTAGACGTCGTAGCCGTGCGCGTGTGA
- a CDS encoding nuclear transport factor 2 family protein, whose translation MDNPVESFFLHVFRGEITESLKYVHENCVFEAPGPNNVPIYGVFNGHSGVRNFLAILSQLFETENFKCIKSAEVDNYIFSHGYMQHRVKKTNKIFKSEWVLVCQTENGLIKSYKMFEDTAALQAAYV comes from the coding sequence ATGGATAATCCTGTAGAAAGTTTTTTTTTACATGTCTTTAGGGGCGAAATAACAGAATCATTAAAATACGTTCATGAAAATTGTGTTTTTGAAGCGCCAGGCCCAAATAATGTACCCATATATGGCGTGTTCAATGGCCATAGTGGTGTAAGGAATTTTTTAGCTATTCTATCTCAATTATTTGAAACAGAAAATTTTAAATGCATAAAATCGGCTGAAGTCGATAATTACATATTCTCTCATGGATATATGCAGCACAGAGTCAAAAAAACTAATAAAATTTTCAAATCTGAATGGGTTCTTGTTTGCCAAACAGAAAATGGCCTTATTAAATCCTACAAAATGTTTGAAGATACAGCAGCACTACAAGCTGCATATGTATAA
- a CDS encoding TetR/AcrR family transcriptional regulator: MITAKSRCSIPQKKGLRPRGIERLRKLTNSATELFLEHGYEATSMDMLIQKVGGSRRNIYERFGGKKGLFSTVIAEECSGLSKPLESLTLEGRCVRQTLEKFGEEILHIIKQPRVLELHRLMIAEGKRFPQLSQTIWSAGHHNAKLVLANWIQKQQEQGKLRAGLDASGLAYAFIHMVAGEAQLQLLTGGPRTTKDQDRSTIALAVSLFLAAAQETDHA, encoded by the coding sequence ATGATAACCGCAAAGTCACGCTGCTCTATTCCACAGAAAAAAGGACTGCGCCCTAGGGGAATTGAGCGGCTTAGAAAACTCACGAATTCCGCTACCGAACTTTTCCTTGAACATGGCTATGAAGCTACCTCCATGGACATGCTGATCCAGAAGGTTGGTGGGTCTAGGCGCAATATCTATGAGCGTTTTGGCGGTAAGAAGGGGCTGTTTTCTACGGTCATCGCTGAAGAGTGCAGCGGCTTGTCGAAGCCCCTTGAAAGCCTCACGCTGGAAGGTCGTTGCGTTAGGCAGACGCTGGAGAAATTTGGCGAAGAAATCCTGCATATTATCAAACAGCCTCGGGTGCTTGAATTGCATCGTTTGATGATTGCTGAAGGCAAGCGGTTTCCACAATTGTCGCAGACCATCTGGTCTGCTGGTCATCATAATGCAAAGTTGGTCCTTGCCAACTGGATTCAGAAGCAACAGGAACAGGGCAAACTGCGTGCAGGCTTAGATGCATCCGGTCTGGCTTATGCCTTTATCCATATGGTCGCTGGAGAAGCCCAGTTGCAGTTGCTGACGGGCGGTCCCCGAACAACTAAAGATCAGGATAGAAGCACGATTGCTCTCGCGGTCTCACTTTTCCTTGCAGCGGCTCAGGAGACGGATCATGCGTAA
- a CDS encoding DoxX family protein: MRNISAKQILAYVLVGFFIIGAAGNIMAPKTIADEYARWGYPHWFHFVTGCLELTSALLMAKLASRILGSLLGACIMTAAIATVVFHGEYSHAIAPAVVLSLLLLSVYLHRRNPHTPVGT, translated from the coding sequence ATGCGTAACATCTCTGCAAAGCAGATACTGGCTTATGTTTTGGTCGGATTTTTTATCATTGGCGCCGCTGGGAACATTATGGCGCCAAAGACTATCGCGGATGAATACGCGCGATGGGGCTATCCACACTGGTTCCATTTTGTGACCGGCTGTCTTGAGCTTACATCAGCCCTTCTAATGGCCAAGCTAGCAAGTCGGATTTTGGGTAGTCTTCTTGGCGCCTGCATCATGACAGCCGCAATCGCAACGGTGGTTTTCCACGGCGAATATTCTCATGCTATTGCGCCAGCGGTCGTTCTCAGCTTGCTGCTGCTTTCGGTTTATCTTCATCGGCGTAACCCTCATACGCCCGTGGGTACGTAA
- a CDS encoding SDR family NAD(P)-dependent oxidoreductase, which produces MTKIQPIALVSGATRGIGRAIAQGLAQKGVKVLLGARNMQVGHAVAAEISTPDARVEAVELDTTHQATIDSLMAMIHEKYGRLDILVNNAGISLDFYPDIPVREKLSRTLETNVVGTAALTDAMIPLLEKSAHGRIVNVSSILASFTSRGQADWIYKDVAMPTYQASKAALNSLTLSYAKLLADQNIKVNAICPGLTATDATNHYGDRMPDQAAKVAIKYALLDDAGPTGTFANEEGPLDW; this is translated from the coding sequence ATGACCAAGATTCAACCGATTGCACTCGTCAGTGGTGCCACTCGTGGCATTGGCCGTGCCATCGCTCAGGGGCTTGCCCAAAAGGGGGTTAAAGTCCTGCTTGGTGCTCGAAATATGCAGGTAGGACATGCCGTGGCAGCTGAGATCAGTACGCCGGATGCGCGAGTGGAGGCTGTCGAACTGGATACAACCCATCAAGCTACAATCGATAGTCTCATGGCTATGATCCACGAGAAATATGGTCGTCTGGACATTCTGGTGAACAATGCTGGCATCAGCTTGGATTTCTATCCAGATATTCCGGTTCGAGAGAAACTATCGAGGACGCTCGAAACAAACGTCGTTGGTACGGCTGCGCTTACAGATGCGATGATCCCGCTCCTTGAAAAGTCTGCGCATGGCAGGATCGTCAATGTATCTTCTATTCTAGCCTCGTTTACGAGTCGAGGGCAGGCAGACTGGATTTACAAGGATGTTGCCATGCCTACCTATCAAGCTTCTAAGGCTGCGCTTAACTCCCTGACGCTTAGCTACGCAAAACTGCTTGCTGACCAGAATATCAAGGTGAATGCGATATGTCCTGGCCTGACCGCAACGGATGCCACTAACCATTATGGTGATCGCATGCCGGATCAGGCTGCGAAAGTCGCTATCAAATATGCCCTGCTGGATGATGCTGGGCCGACAGGAACATTTGCTAACGAAGAAGGCCCCTTGGACTGGTAA
- a CDS encoding carbohydrate porin — MKGLKLFRGKKRKSLWLGLAAALLVQGIDAPAAQPDDPQESDYDMVIRQDPNTDMDSALPPDVVVNQPEWVPKSDQFPVAAPAKHLQWLVNAGITPQLAYTAESAANLVGGVKQGSAYSAQLLMGFDFDMDRLFGMTGSIIHFYITQRHGKNLAETSIGNNTSVQEIYGTQNTHLAEFTINQKFFNNRLELVAGRMAGNAGAFFSSSFYCNFQSNSVCGNPTMIFKDSNFTHWAASEWGGYFKVWFTDKIWFEGGAFESNPQRELITDHGFGWGTKHATGAMAPFELAYQTNFSNDYLPRSYRIGGWYDGGDYKDPVLDAYGRYAVLSGEPYATLNGRGGIFFRFDQMVWRPDPQSQRGLTIFGVAMKNISGRVAENHFFDLGFLWAGTFKGRDKDILGFMISDQRMSGLTLDNIRAARVSAGGSPHLPRDEFMMELTYGAQVTPAFRVSPNIQYILHPDQIAEPFRTKNIPNVFIVGLKFSLDMMTHFNIARNPTT; from the coding sequence ATGAAAGGCTTAAAGCTTTTCCGAGGAAAAAAGCGAAAATCCCTATGGCTAGGGCTAGCTGCTGCACTGTTAGTGCAAGGTATTGATGCACCCGCTGCGCAACCGGATGATCCTCAAGAATCTGATTATGACATGGTCATTAGGCAAGACCCCAATACTGATATGGATTCAGCACTACCTCCCGATGTAGTTGTCAATCAACCAGAATGGGTTCCGAAGAGTGATCAATTTCCAGTAGCAGCACCTGCAAAACACCTTCAATGGTTAGTTAACGCAGGTATTACACCTCAGCTAGCCTATACCGCTGAATCTGCTGCGAACTTAGTGGGTGGTGTTAAACAAGGATCTGCCTATTCGGCGCAGCTCTTAATGGGTTTTGACTTTGATATGGATCGCTTGTTCGGGATGACAGGCAGCATAATCCATTTCTACATTACCCAACGACATGGTAAAAATTTGGCAGAGACATCCATCGGGAATAACACCTCGGTTCAGGAAATTTACGGTACTCAGAATACCCATCTTGCCGAATTTACTATTAACCAGAAATTTTTTAACAACCGACTAGAGTTGGTCGCTGGTAGAATGGCCGGTAACGCCGGTGCATTCTTTTCTTCCTCATTTTATTGTAATTTCCAGTCTAATTCCGTTTGCGGTAACCCTACGATGATTTTTAAAGACAGTAACTTTACCCACTGGGCTGCTTCTGAATGGGGTGGCTATTTTAAGGTATGGTTTACTGACAAGATATGGTTCGAGGGTGGTGCCTTTGAAAGCAATCCTCAGCGAGAACTGATTACTGATCATGGCTTTGGCTGGGGAACCAAGCATGCAACTGGTGCTATGGCACCTTTCGAACTCGCCTATCAGACAAATTTTTCCAATGATTATCTTCCGCGTTCCTATCGTATCGGTGGATGGTATGATGGCGGTGACTACAAGGATCCTGTCCTTGATGCTTATGGACGATATGCCGTTCTGTCCGGGGAACCCTATGCTACTTTAAATGGACGCGGCGGCATTTTCTTCCGGTTTGATCAGATGGTCTGGCGTCCTGATCCGCAGAGTCAGCGTGGTTTGACAATTTTTGGCGTCGCCATGAAAAACATTTCAGGTCGCGTAGCTGAAAATCATTTTTTTGATTTAGGTTTTCTTTGGGCAGGTACATTTAAAGGTCGAGATAAAGATATCTTAGGCTTTATGATTTCTGATCAGAGAATGAGCGGTTTGACACTCGATAATATCCGAGCGGCGCGTGTATCGGCAGGGGGATCTCCGCATCTTCCACGTGATGAGTTCATGATGGAATTAACCTATGGTGCCCAAGTAACCCCTGCTTTCCGTGTTTCTCCTAATATTCAATATATTCTCCATCCTGACCAGATAGCTGAACCATTTCGAACTAAAAACATTCCCAATGTTTTTATCGTCGGACTTAAATTTTCACTTGATATGATGACGCACTTTAATATTGCACGGAATCCGACAACATAA
- a CDS encoding CHRD domain-containing protein has protein sequence MKILRSILTASAVVSLFVAPAMAKTVQLFGPLTGEHNATSQPSGMIRATLNTNTNILRYHIRWNGLSGPVVAAHFHGPATETQDADVLVPISGPYKSPLSGAVTLNNQQVGQVQAGQVYVNLHTQRYPNGEARAQLTER, from the coding sequence ATGAAAATTCTTCGATCAATTCTTACTGCAAGCGCAGTTGTCAGCCTTTTTGTAGCCCCTGCTATGGCTAAAACAGTTCAGTTATTTGGTCCGCTAACAGGTGAGCATAATGCGACCTCCCAACCTAGCGGTATGATTAGGGCCACGCTTAATACAAATACGAATATTTTACGTTATCACATTCGTTGGAATGGATTATCAGGCCCTGTTGTTGCTGCGCATTTTCATGGACCTGCGACCGAAACGCAGGATGCGGATGTTCTAGTTCCGATCTCTGGTCCTTATAAAAGCCCGTTATCAGGCGCTGTTACGCTTAACAATCAGCAGGTGGGGCAGGTACAGGCAGGGCAAGTGTATGTTAATTTACATACACAGCGCTATCCCAATGGTGAAGCACGTGCTCAATTAACAGAGCGCTAG